In Candidatus Auribacterota bacterium, the DNA window TCTGCGCCGCGAGCCGCTCGGAGGTCATCGTGCCGTAGTGGGAGCATCTCCGCGCGCCCACCACCGCGATGGCGTAGCGGTCATCTCTCTTCAATTCACCTTTGACGTAGAGGAGCGGGGGGGGATCGTAAATCTGCTTCAGAGGCTCCGGATAGGCGGGGTCGCTCAGCGTGATGACCGTGAAGCGGCCCTTTTCGATTGCGGCGATCTCTCCGGAAACATCCACCCCGCGCAGCGCCTGGCTCACACGCGCCGCTTTCTCCTGGCCGATACCCTCGATCCGGCGGAGTTGCTCGCGGTCTGCGCGGAGCGCGTTTTCGGCTGAGCCGAAGAAGTCAATGAGCCTCTTGATCGTGATCGGCCCCAACCCCTCGACCATGTTGAGCGCGATCAGGCTTTCCAGTTCTGTCACAGCCGCCTGCCTTTAATCGGCACTATGTTGTTCAATTGCCGCACGCACGGCATCCTCGCCGACCTCATCGGTGACAAAGACTTCGCCAATGCGCCGCGGCAGGACGAAATTGACCTGTCCATCCCTCATTTTTTTGTCCTGCCGCATTGCGGCGAGGATGTCCGCTGCTGAAACCCCCTCCATGCGCACCGGGAGCCCAAAAGACTCTATGAGCCTGACGATTCTGTGATAGTCCTCGCGGCTGAGGAATGCGCAGCGTGCCGCGATGGCGGCGGCATGCGCCATGCCGATCGCGACCGCCTCTCCATGGATATAGGATCTGTAGCCGGTGACCGTTTCCAGGGCGTGCCCGATGGTGTGCCCGAAGTTGAGGGTCATCCGCACACCGCCCTCCCTCTCATCCCGGGCAACGATCTCCGACTTGATCTCGCATGACCTTCCGATGATCTTTTCAAGGCAGGGGGCGTCGAGCGAGAGAGCCCTTGTGAAGTTTTTTTCAAGGAAATCAAAATGTGCGGCATCCCTGATGACCGCGTGCTTGATCACCTCGGCGAAGCCGGAGCTGAGATGGCGCCTCGCGAGCGTGGTGAGCACCGATGGGTCAATGAGGACGCCGCGGGGTTGATAGAAGGAGCCGATGAGATTCTTCCCCTGGGGGAGATTGACCCCCACCTTGCCGCCGACACTCGCGTCCACCTGCGCGAGGAGAGAGGTGGGGATCTGGATACAATGGATGCCGCGCACGAACGTCGCCGCGGCGAAACCGGTGATGTCGCCGACGACGCCTCCGCCGAGAGAGATGGCGAACGAACCACGCTCGAGTCCGAGCTTCAACATTTCGGAATAGATCTTTCTCGTCTCGTCGAGGTTTTTGTACTCTTCCCCGGCGGGCATGGTGTAGAGGGCTGCGTTGAAACCCGCGTCCTTCAGTGAAG includes these proteins:
- the aroB gene encoding 3-dehydroquinate synthase — translated: MRTVRVELRERSYDILIGEGLLGNAGPRLRELGLRGTGIVVSDTTVGKLYGPRVISSLKDAGFNAALYTMPAGEEYKNLDETRKIYSEMLKLGLERGSFAISLGGGVVGDITGFAAATFVRGIHCIQIPTSLLAQVDASVGGKVGVNLPQGKNLIGSFYQPRGVLIDPSVLTTLARRHLSSGFAEVIKHAVIRDAAHFDFLEKNFTRALSLDAPCLEKIIGRSCEIKSEIVARDEREGGVRMTLNFGHTIGHALETVTGYRSYIHGEAVAIGMAHAAAIAARCAFLSREDYHRIVRLIESFGLPVRMEGVSAADILAAMRQDKKMRDGQVNFVLPRRIGEVFVTDEVGEDAVRAAIEQHSAD